AGCCAGGACAAGCCAAATCCATTGCCTTTTGGACTTTGATAATTCTTCAGCCAATCAGGCAAATCATGCTGGGACATATGGCGAACAGGATTGGAACCATTGGTATTATACCTTACAACATTATTTGTACCTTGGCCTCCAATTGCCACAGCCTTGTCACCACCTTCGCCACGCCCAGTAACCAAAATGTTATACATGACATGTGTATCACTGGTAGTGGAATCCAATAAACCCTGATTCAAGCTGATTGCAATAGGTCCTGGAACTGTGACATTATTATACTTGATTTGATATTTATGATTGCCTTCAGTGCTCTGGGCATAACTTATGCCATAAATGCGATCACCATCATGATATCCGCCAACAGTATCCACTATTATTGTATTGTTAAGTATTCTGTCATCAGAGTCTTGCACCTCAATTCCTGCAACCAACGCATACATATGACTTCCAGCCTTGCCTGTAATATTGATGAAATTGCTTATGACATCAATCTGAGTCTTACCATAAGCATTTTGCGAATAGATTCCAATGTTCGGGCCATTGCTAATGCTTTTTAGGTAATTATAAGCGACCTTGATGTTATATGCAGGACCGGTAATCTGAATAGGATAAGCAGTCCCATGAAAACTGTAACCGCCATATGTAAAGACATCAATGTAATTGTTCACGACACAAACGTCATCAGATACATAGATATCCAAGGCATACAGGTAATTAGCCTGATTCTTGCGGGTGAAATAGTCCTCAACAAGAATGCTGTTGCCATCAAGTGTGGAATTTCTGCAGGCATAAACCAAAACAGAGGACAAAGTAGGGAAAAGATTATCCGCAAAAACTCCTCCATTGACTGCAGAATAAATGCTGTTATTTGCAAAGATGAGGTTGTCACAGCCTCCAATGGCAAAAGAGGAAACCTTATCCATGCTCACACCACCATAAATAAGCTGGCTCCAGTCAACCTGACGCAAAGGCAATGTTGCATTGATGCTATTGCCGCTTACAAAGGCATCATAGCAATAAGTCATAAGGACAGGATAATTAAATCCATCATTATATGCTTGGCCATAATAATTAACTGTATTGTTGATCAGGTTCAGTCCATAATTGTCATTGGCATAAATACCGATGCAAGTAGTATCAACGGGAGCAATATAGTTAATTGTATTGTTGAAAACTGTGATATTGTCCCATCCAACGTAAATGCCAGCATTATGATTCAAAGGAAAGGCTTGATTAAAATCAAAATTGAAATTAGCCAAAACAATATCACTGGCAGTTAAACTGAAAACAGTGTTAACGAAACGAGACTGATTAGAAACAAGACGAGTGTTGTTCTTATCAATAGTGAATACTCCCTTATCTTCAAAATTGCCTTCAAAGACGAGAATGGAACCTCCGAACTCATCCTTTAAAACACCAGAATCATCAAAATAATGAGTATAATTATCACAACTAACATAATATGTCAAATTGGCATTGGAAACCGGACTTTCCATCAAAACATCCATTTTAGAATTGAAATCACTACCCTCATTTTCTATAGATTTTTCAGAAGATGATTCTTTATTAGCAGTATTTGATTGATCTAATCCAAAATCAGAAGAAGAATAGGATTCAATGAGAGAATCAACTGAAGAAGGTAATTCATTGCGAGAATCATCAGCAGATACTTCAACTGAAACTTCTTCTATTGAATCACCAATACCAATATTATTTAAACTAGAATCAGAATATGCATCAGCAGCAGATGCAAAATTCATGCCTAAAATAATAATCAATATTGAAATAAGCAATAATGATTTATATTTAAATCTCATAAAAAATCCCACTTTCCAAAAAATACTTGATAAAATAAACAAACACCATATTGGTCCGTCCATTTTATTTATTCACCACAAAATAACTAACTTCAATAATGTAGTGAATAAATAAAATAAAAGAAAATAGGAAAAATGACCCATTTTCAAGAATCAATATCCCTATTTAATCTTAATTTTCACTGTTTTACTAATAGCTTTATACCATTTATCTCCCTTAAATACTATTTTTGACTTGTAGGTTCCTTTTTTAGACAATTTAGTAATCTTAAATGTGGCAACCCCTTTCTTGTTTGTAGTTGCAGTGTATGTCTTGCCTTTGACTTTTATAGTAAGTTTTTTGCCCTTTAAAACCCTGTTTTTGGAATCCTTTAAGGTTACAGAGAACTTTTTAGTCTTAACCTTAGCTTTGAATGTCTTCGCTTTGGCAATCAATTTTGAAACCCCTTTGGATACAGTGACTTTTGAACTAATTGAGGAAGACTTATAGTTATCATCACCTGCAAAGCTAATGCTTGCAGTGTAGGTTTTAGGAACAAGTGTTGCAACATTAAGGCTAACCTGACCTTTGCTGTCAGTGGTTAGGACCTTGGATATGGAGCCGACCTTAACAATAACCTTTTTATTTGCTAAAGCTTTATTGTTGGAATCCTTAAGTGTGACAACCAAGTTTTTAGCTATGTTATAGTTAGCTGTCACTTTAGGGGCAGTTAGAACTGTGCTAAGTTTAGACTTTTCAAATGTGAAGTTCTTAAAGACTTTGGATGGGGCATAGCCTTCATACTCATCTCCAGGATAAGTGATTTCAAAGCTGTAATTACCTAAAAGATTGCTTAGTATGATTTTCCCATTATTGTCTGTATATTCATAGGAAACCCTTCCGTTGGTTACAATTTCAACTTCATAGTCAACCAATGGATTGTTGGACTCATCAGTTAAACTGATGACTAAAGTGTTTGCATTTGCAACAAGACCCAGATTAGTCTTAATGACTGGTCGATCAGTGCTGTTAATGTAAAATGGGCCGACTAAAGGAACATCATAGCTGACTGGAAAATCATAGGTGCAATTGGAGATGATGCAATAAGGAGAGTTTCGAGCCTTAACGACTCCATTGATGTCACAGTTTGTGAATGTGGAATTATAGATATAAACCCCATCAATGCGACCATAATAATCTGTATTTCCACCATAGGAATCAACAATAGCATCACAGCTAACATTATCAAAAGTACAATTATTAAAAATAAATTTTGAACATTCAAAAGAAGTGATCATTGAAGTTGTTTCATATTCTTCTGTAGGGATGATAGTTCCCCAGGAAGTATGCACGTCATAAGAGTTAATGGTTGGGTCATAAGTGTAATTTAGAAATTTGCAATTTTCAAAAATTGCAGTGCAGATATCTGTTAATCCATCCCTATTAGGTTCAACATGCTGATGCTGACCAGAAACAAAAGATGTGTTGATAAAAGTGCAGTTAATAAAATTGAAGTCACGCCCATCCATGGAAATGCCATAAAATATTATTGTATCACTGAAACCAATATCATCATTTCCACTGGAATACCAAACTTGTCCACTTGATGGAACTTCAAAACTGACATTTATAAAAGTTAATGTTTGATTAAAATTTTTATAAGTTCCCATACTATCAAACCAACAGGAATTAATTACTGTTCCCTCTTGGCCAATAATATAATAGTTTGTATTATATGGTGAGCCTTCTGGAACTCCATAGTTTCCTTCAGACAAATGAATTGTACCACTGATGGCCACTTTGTCATATACAGTATAATCAAAGTTCTTGTATGCGGTTTCAGGACTTAAACCGTCTCCACTAAGTTCTTTACTACTATTAATATAAAAATCGGATGGCTTGTCA
The DNA window shown above is from uncultured Methanobrevibacter sp. and carries:
- a CDS encoding Ig-like domain-containing protein; protein product: MGKTNKSILLFSMLIILFICISSAYASEDILDTQSITDDSSINEDDFGIDENIECSNENSLLNLESNILKEDDKPSDFYINSSKELSGDGLSPETAYKNFDYTVYDKVAISGTIHLSEGNYGVPEGSPYNTNYYIIGQEGTVINSCWFDSMGTYKNFNQTLTFINVSFEVPSSGQVWYSSGNDDIGFSDTIIFYGISMDGRDFNFINCTFINTSFVSGQHQHVEPNRDGLTDICTAIFENCKFLNYTYDPTINSYDVHTSWGTIIPTEEYETTSMITSFECSKFIFNNCTFDNVSCDAIVDSYGGNTDYYGRIDGVYIYNSTFTNCDINGVVKARNSPYCIISNCTYDFPVSYDVPLVGPFYINSTDRPVIKTNLGLVANANTLVISLTDESNNPLVDYEVEIVTNGRVSYEYTDNNGKIILSNLLGNYSFEITYPGDEYEGYAPSKVFKNFTFEKSKLSTVLTAPKVTANYNIAKNLVVTLKDSNNKALANKKVIVKVGSISKVLTTDSKGQVSLNVATLVPKTYTASISFAGDDNYKSSSISSKVTVSKGVSKLIAKAKTFKAKVKTKKFSVTLKDSKNRVLKGKKLTIKVKGKTYTATTNKKGVATFKITKLSKKGTYKSKIVFKGDKWYKAISKTVKIKIK